CCCAGGTGACGCCTGTCCACACCCCCGAGCGGGATGTGGCCGACGTGCCGGCCTTCGACCAGCAGCGTGCCGAGGCGGCCGTGCGCGAGCTCCTCTTCGCGATCGGGGAGGATCCCGATCGCGAAGGGCTGCTCGACACGCCCGCCCGGGTCGCCCGTGCCTACCGAGAGCTGACGCAGGGGTTGCACCAGGCCCCGGAGGACGTGCTCACCACCACGTTCGACCTGGGCCACGACGAGATGGTCCTGGTGCGTGACATCGAGCTGTGGTCGATGTGCGAGCACCACCTGGTGCCGTTCACCGGCGTCGCCCACGTCGGCTACATCCCTGCCGCCACGGGCAAGATCACCGGTCTGTCCAAGCTCGCCCGTCTGGTCGACGTCTACGCCAAGCGCCCTCAGGTCCAGGAGCGGCTCACCACCCAGGTGGCCGACGCCCTCATGGACATCCTCGAGGCGCGCGGTGTGATCGTGGTGATCGAGGCCGAGCACCTGTGCATGACGATGCGTGGCGTCCGCAAGGCCGGCGCCCGCACGATCACCAGCGCCGTACGCGGCACCATGCGCTCCAACGCCACCACCCGCGCCGAAGCGATGGCGCTGATCCGGGGCGGAACCCGCTAGGTAGGGTCGTTCCCGTGAAGGTGATGGGGATCGTCAACGTCACGCCCGACTCGTTCAGCGACGGCGGACGGTTCTTGGCGACCGATGATGCGGTGGCGCACGGTCACGAGCTGATCGCCCAGGGGGCGGATCTGCTCGACATCGGCGGGGAGTCGACGCGGCCGGGTGCGACCAGGCCGCTGGTCGGCGACGAGCTGGCCCGTGTCGTGCCCGTCATCGAGACGCTGGCCGCGGAGGGGGCGACCCTCTCGGTCGACACGATGCGCCCCGAGGTCGCGGCCGCGGCACTGAAGGCGGGGGCGCAGATCATCAACGACGTCTCGGGTGGCCTCGCCGACCCCGAGATCTTGAAGGTCGCCGCCGAGCACGATGCGACGTACGTCGTGATGCACTGGCGCGCTCATGGCGCGGAGATGCAGCACGAGGACCACCTCGTCTACGCCGACGGCGTGGTCGCCACGGTCAAGCAGGAGCTCGAGCAGCGGATCGAGGCTGCGCGGGCAGCGGGGATCCCCGACGACAACATCGTGATCGACCCCGGCCTCGGCTTCTCCAAGACCGCCGACGACAACTGGCGGCTGCTGGCGGGGGTGGAGGAGTTCCACAAGCTCGGGTTCCCGGTGCTGATCGGCGCCAGCCGCAAGACCTTCCTCGGCCACCTGCTGGCCGCACCCGACGGCACGCTGCGCCCGGTCGACGAGCGCGAGAGCGCGCACGATGCGATCACCGTCTTCCTGGCGCAACGCGGCGTCTGGGCCACGCGTACCCATGACGTACGCGCCGCCGCCGACGCCCTCAAGGCGGCAACCAAGCTGGAGACGATCGGAGCGAGGTCGAGCGGCGAGCTTGCTCGTCCGCCCGCGCCGAGCGAGGGAGTAACCGAGCGGAGCGAGGAGACGATCCGATGACCACCCCCGCAACCGAACCCGCGACCGAGCCCGCCGACGAGATCTCGATCGTCGGCCTGGAGTGCTACGGCCACCACGGGGTCTTCGACTTCGAGCGCCGCGAGGGGCAGAAGTTCGTGATCGACCTGGTCATCGGCACCGATACCCGCCGAGCGGCGGCGACGGACGACTTGCATGACACCGTCGATTACGGAAGTCTCGCGGCGGCGGTCAAAACTAGTGTTGAGCGCGACCCGGTGGACCTCATCGAAACGCTTGCCCAGCGGATCGCGGACATCTGCCTCGCAGAAACCCGCGTCCATTGGGCTCGTGTTACGGTTCACAAACCGGGGGCGCCTATCGAAGCGACGTTCAAAGACGTCACCCTGACGATCACCCGGAGGCAGAGCACGTGACAGAGGTACCCAACCCCCACATCATCGACGCCGACACGCTCACCGGGGAGATGCGGCCGATTCGGCGGGCGGTTCTGTCGTTGGGCTCCAATCTCGGAGAGCGTCTGGCAAACCTGCAGGACGCACTGAACACGCTCGCCGAGACCCCGGACGTCTGGGTGACCACGATCTCGCCGATCTACGAGACCGAGCCGGTCGACTCACCCGAGGGCTCCGAGCTCTATCTCAACGCGATCGTCCTCGCCGACACCACGCTCACCCCGGCGCGGCTGCTCGACCGTGCGCTCACGATCGAGGATGCGTACGGACGCTCCCGCAGCGGCATCTTCAACGAGCCGCGCACGCTCGACATCGACGTCATCTCCGTCGGCGACAAGATCCTCGAGGAAGACTCGCTCACGCTTCCGCACCCGCGCGCCCACGAGCGTGCGTTCGTGCTCAAGCCGTGGGCCGACCTCGAGCCGAGCGCCGACCTTCCGGGCGTCGGGCCGATCAGTGAGCTGCTCGAGCGGTCCGACCAGACCGGCATCACCCGCCGCGACGACCTGGTCATCGAGCTCTGAGCTGAACAACCCACCAGAACACACCGACCAGGGCCCTGAGAAGGACCCCGGCGGAGACGAGCGTCGACTTCACCCGATCTCGGGCGGAGCGATCACCGCATGGGCCGTCATCGGCCTCGTCGGCGGTTGGCTGGCCCACCCTGTGCTGGAGGCATGGCGCGGGGTGGCCCCGGTGGTCACCTGGGCACAGCCGGTCCTGCTGCTCCTGATCGCGGCCGTCCTCGGCGTCACGGCGTGGATCACCCATCGCCAGCTGCAGGTCGGCGGCGAGCGGATCGAGTCCTATCAGGCGGTCAACCGGCTGGTGCTCGCCCGCGCGTGCACGCTGGTCGGAGCGCTCCTGGCCGGAGGCTATCTGGGCTACGCCGTGAGCTGGCTCGGCTACGACGCGAGCACCTCGGCCGGCGACCGGCTGGTGCGCTCGGCGGTCGCGGCGGTGGCAGGGATCGTGATCGTGATCGCAAGTCGACTCCTCGAACACGCATGCCGGGTCCGCAAATCCGACGATGAGTAGCCGTACCGTGAAAGCATGCCTTCCCCATCCGCAACTCCAGTCACGCGCAGGCGTCAGCGCAGCACACGCCTGACGGTTGCTGTAGCCCTGCTGGCACTGGCAGCCGTCATGATCGCCGCAGCCATCGCCTCCGGGTCGTGGCTGATCGTCGTGCTCGCTGCCGTTCTCGGGCTCGCCTGTGGCGCTGCCGCAACCAAGATCACCCACTCCGAGCTGCTCCAGACCCGTCGCGACTGGGCGCGTGACCGCGCCGAGCAGGCGCAGGCCCACCGCGCCGAGTCCGACCAGCGGGCGGAGGAGAACGCCGAGTTCCGCGCCCACATGGACGCCAAGCTCGCCGAACGCGTCCAGGCCGTCGACGAGCTCGAGGCCGCCCTGGCAGCCGCGCACCAGCGCGCCGCCGAGGCCGTGCGCCGTCGTGGTGAAGAGGCCCGTCGGGCCGCTCAGGCCGAGCTGCGCGGTGAGCAGCTCGAAGCCAAGCTGCAGGCCGTCGAGGCAGACGCCGCCGAGGCGGCCATCCGGGTCGCCGAGCTGGAGTCCGAGCTGGACGCCGTGCGTGCCGAGCTCGAGATCGAGCGCACCAGCTGGACGGGCGCGCAGTCTGCCTGATCGGGTGGTCCCGGGGTGAACCGCCCCGAGTTTTCGATCCGTTCGCCAGTTCGTCATACTCCTTTGGGTGATTCGCACCGAGATCCAAGCACTGAGGGCGTTCGCCGTCTGTGCCGTCGTTCTGTTCCACCTGTGGCCCAACCGACTTCCGGGGGGCTACATCGGTGTCGACGTCTTCTTCGTGATCTCGGGTTTCCTGATCACCTCTCACCTGCTGCGCAGCCAGGAGAAGGGCACGCTCGGCCTGGCCGACTTCTGGGCCAGGCGGGCGCGGCGACTGCTGCCGGCCGCCTATCTCGTGCTGGTCGTCACCGCGATCGGCACGCTGCTGTGGGTGCCGAAGGTGCAGTGGCAGACGTTCTTCCTGGAGATCGGCGCGGCCGGCATCTATGTGGAGAACTGGGAGCTGGCGCGCAACTCGGTCGACTACCTGGCGGCCCAGCACGCCGCGTCCCCGGTGCAGCACTACTGGACGCTCTCGGGCGAGGAGCAGTTCTACCTGATCTGGCCGCTGCTGGTGCTGCTCGCCGGCTGGATCGCCACGCGCAGCGGCGCCAACCGGCGTCGCACCACGGCCATCGTGCTCGGTGTGGTCACCGCCGTCTCGCTCGTCTTCGCGCTGTGGTGGACCGTCGTCTCGCCGGAGACGGCCTACTTCATCACCCCGGCACGTGCCTGGGAGTTCGGCCTGGGCGCGATGCTCGCCTTCGTGCCTGTGCTCGCCGGCCGCGACCATCTCAGGGCCGCGGTCTCCTGGGCCTCGCTGGGCGTGCTCACCGCGTCGTGCTTCCTGATGGGCGCGGAGACCCCGATGCCCGGCTTCGCTGCGGTCGTCGTCTGCGTCGCCTCGGCGGCGCTGATCTGGGCCGGCCACCCCGAGGTCGCCTGGTCGCCTACCCGCATCGGTGACCTCCGGCCGCTGCAGTGGCTCGGTGAGATCTCCTACTCGCTCTACCTGTGGCACTGGCCCCTGATCATCCTGGTGCCGTACGCCCTCGGCGTCGACCACCTCGGCCTCGTCGAGAGGCTGCTGATCGGGGTCGTCTCCGTGCTGCTCGCGTGGGCGACCAAGGTCTGGGTCGAGGACCCGGTGCGTACGCACCGCAAGCTCGTCCACCACCCCGGCCGCAGCCTGGTCGCGACCGGCGTCGCCGCCGTGCTGCTGGTGGGCGCCAGCGGCACCGGCTGGGGCGTCGTCGAGAAGCAGAACCGCGAGGACGCCGCGCTCGCCGCCTCCATCACCGACGACGCGCCGCGCTGCTTCGGCGCGGCCTCCCGCGCCCCGGGCGCGAAGGACTGCCCCAACCCCGAGCTCGACGACGTGCTCATCCCGACCGCAGCCGGCGTACGCGAGGACTGGCCCGACTACCCCGGCTGCGACGAGCAGCTGCTGAAGCGGCCGCTCAAGGGTTGCGCGATCGGCGAGA
The sequence above is drawn from the Nocardioides albertanoniae genome and encodes:
- the folE gene encoding GTP cyclohydrolase I FolE, whose amino-acid sequence is MSDVDEKSDGVSARNTQVTPVHTPERDVADVPAFDQQRAEAAVRELLFAIGEDPDREGLLDTPARVARAYRELTQGLHQAPEDVLTTTFDLGHDEMVLVRDIELWSMCEHHLVPFTGVAHVGYIPAATGKITGLSKLARLVDVYAKRPQVQERLTTQVADALMDILEARGVIVVIEAEHLCMTMRGVRKAGARTITSAVRGTMRSNATTRAEAMALIRGGTR
- the folP gene encoding dihydropteroate synthase, which produces MGIVNVTPDSFSDGGRFLATDDAVAHGHELIAQGADLLDIGGESTRPGATRPLVGDELARVVPVIETLAAEGATLSVDTMRPEVAAAALKAGAQIINDVSGGLADPEILKVAAEHDATYVVMHWRAHGAEMQHEDHLVYADGVVATVKQELEQRIEAARAAGIPDDNIVIDPGLGFSKTADDNWRLLAGVEEFHKLGFPVLIGASRKTFLGHLLAAPDGTLRPVDERESAHDAITVFLAQRGVWATRTHDVRAAADALKAATKLETIGARSSGELARPPAPSEGVTERSEETIR
- the folB gene encoding dihydroneopterin aldolase, which translates into the protein MTTPATEPATEPADEISIVGLECYGHHGVFDFERREGQKFVIDLVIGTDTRRAAATDDLHDTVDYGSLAAAVKTSVERDPVDLIETLAQRIADICLAETRVHWARVTVHKPGAPIEATFKDVTLTITRRQST
- the folK gene encoding 2-amino-4-hydroxy-6-hydroxymethyldihydropteridine diphosphokinase: MTEVPNPHIIDADTLTGEMRPIRRAVLSLGSNLGERLANLQDALNTLAETPDVWVTTISPIYETEPVDSPEGSELYLNAIVLADTTLTPARLLDRALTIEDAYGRSRSGIFNEPRTLDIDVISVGDKILEEDSLTLPHPRAHERAFVLKPWADLEPSADLPGVGPISELLERSDQTGITRRDDLVIEL
- a CDS encoding DUF3180 domain-containing protein, with amino-acid sequence MGLVGGWLAHPVLEAWRGVAPVVTWAQPVLLLLIAAVLGVTAWITHRQLQVGGERIESYQAVNRLVLARACTLVGALLAGGYLGYAVSWLGYDASTSAGDRLVRSAVAAVAGIVIVIASRLLEHACRVRKSDDE
- a CDS encoding acyltransferase family protein — its product is MIRTEIQALRAFAVCAVVLFHLWPNRLPGGYIGVDVFFVISGFLITSHLLRSQEKGTLGLADFWARRARRLLPAAYLVLVVTAIGTLLWVPKVQWQTFFLEIGAAGIYVENWELARNSVDYLAAQHAASPVQHYWTLSGEEQFYLIWPLLVLLAGWIATRSGANRRRTTAIVLGVVTAVSLVFALWWTVVSPETAYFITPARAWEFGLGAMLAFVPVLAGRDHLRAAVSWASLGVLTASCFLMGAETPMPGFAAVVVCVASAALIWAGHPEVAWSPTRIGDLRPLQWLGEISYSLYLWHWPLIILVPYALGVDHLGLVERLLIGVVSVLLAWATKVWVEDPVRTHRKLVHHPGRSLVATGVAAVLLVGASGTGWGVVEKQNREDAALAASITDDAPRCFGAASRAPGAKDCPNPELDDVLIPTAAGVREDWPDYPGCDEQLLKRPLKGCAIGEKKPGRPHIAVIGDSHSRVLMASLETLADKGMLSAELFWGSGCSWTAGEPYVKTTEFKDQCRSLKDDLDTKLKKDAKDYDVVMTTAWSKLITGPKKERVKAVKDAWKPVLKQGVPVVAMRDNPTSGETREDQPACVEEAGVARANEECSLDRKKSYDSIFDPFGPAVKQSKGAYFIDNTDFFCDETKCPAVIGGVNVYRDRDHISITYAETLAPYIWRHLKDFGVVKGR